The Candidatus Thermoplasmatota archaeon genomic interval GTTGCCTTCGACCCACGCATCGTGCCCGGGCGGGATCGTATACGATTCGCCGGCGTGCAGGGTCTTCTCGGTTCCGTCCTTGAGGCGCACGGTGATCTGCCCGGACACTGCGTATCCCACGTGGGAGACCTGGCACTGATCGGTCTTGACGACAGGCTTCACGCACTCCGACCAGCGCCATCCGGGTTCAAACGTCATGCGCCCGATCGTGAAGCCTTCGAGCTTCACGATCTCGACGCGGGTCTTGGCTGGCGCGCGCACCTCGTCGGGCGTCGCGTGCGATTTCACCTGCAGCTTCGTCGTCCTGACTTGCGTGGCCATCGGATCGTTCTCCTGCGGGGCGAGCCACGGGCGGCCTCTTGTCGCTTCCGCACCAACCCGGACGCGGGGTGAGGGTCGTGCGGGCCGAAGGCGAACGGGCTTCCTAGAACGGAAGCTCCGCCTCGACGAGCCGCGCGAGGTTCTCGATGCTCTGCTTCCAGCCTTCCGGCGCGCCCTCGGAGGCGGGTCCGGGCGGAAGATTCTCCTGCACGATCGTGACCTCCGTGCCGCCGGCCACGCGCGCAAACGTGATCGTGACCTTCATCTCGTGGTCGGACGGGAAACCGGGGACGTCGCCTTCGAACTTGTCCGTGTGGACGATGCGCTCGTGCGGCCTGAGCTCGAGGTACCTGCCGCCGAAGTACTGCGTCCAGCTCCGGTTGATCGTGGAAAAGCTCATGCGGAACGTTCCGCCCACGCGCGCGTCGAGGTGATGGACGTGGCCGGTGAATCCGTTGGGCGGGATCCACTTCGCGAGCGCATCTGGGTCGAGGAAGGCTTGGTAGACGCGTTCGGGGGGCGCCTTGAGCACGCGCTGGAGGCGCAGGGTCGTTCCGGTCTTGCTCACCTGGGTCTGCTGGGTCGTGTTCATCGGGGGTTCTCTCCTTGGAGATGGCGGGCCAGGGCGTCCAGGCGCTCCTCCCACAGGATCCGGTACTGGACGATCCACGAGAACGCCGCGGAAAGGGGCTTGGGCGCAAGCGAGCAGCGGCGCACGCGACCGTCGGGCGTCTGCGTCAGGAGCCCCGCGTCCTCCAGGATCCGGAGGTGCTTGGAGATGGCCGGAAGGCTCACGTCGTGCGGCTTGGCGAGATCCCCGACCGCGCAGTCGCCCTCCGCCAGGCGCTCCAGCATGGCGCGCCGGATCGGGTGGGCAAGCGCGGCGAAGAC includes:
- a CDS encoding cupin domain-containing protein produces the protein MATQVRTTKLQVKSHATPDEVRAPAKTRVEIVKLEGFTIGRMTFEPGWRWSECVKPVVKTDQCQVSHVGYAVSGQITVRLKDGTEKTLHAGESYTIPPGHDAWVEGNQPFVGIEMMSADVYAKPG
- a CDS encoding metalloregulator ArsR/SmtB family transcription factor, producing the protein MVKGRDAQLDAVFAALAHPIRRAMLERLAEGDCAVGDLAKPHDVSLPAISKHLRILEDAGLLTQTPDGRVRRCSLAPKPLSAAFSWIVQYRILWEERLDALARHLQGENPR
- a CDS encoding SRPBCC family protein; the protein is MNTTQQTQVSKTGTTLRLQRVLKAPPERVYQAFLDPDALAKWIPPNGFTGHVHHLDARVGGTFRMSFSTINRSWTQYFGGRYLELRPHERIVHTDKFEGDVPGFPSDHEMKVTITFARVAGGTEVTIVQENLPPGPASEGAPEGWKQSIENLARLVEAELPF